CAGCCTTCCGCGCGGCGCGCTCCCGCCGCGCAGCGCGTGGCCGGAGTGGCGTGAAGCACGGGGCGGGCTCCGCGTGAGGGATGCGCTGCTGGTCTTCTGGATCGCGACGATGGGCGCGGACCGGATCGACCTGCTGGGCGGCGGGGGGCCCGTCACGATGCCCCCGTACCTGGTGCTGATGCCGCTGCTGCTGATGCTGGAGCTTCCCGCGCTCGGCGCCATGCGGCGGGTGGAGCTGCGGCGCGAGGGGCAGGTGTACCTGGCGCTGGCGATGCTGCTGGGCGGCCTGGCGATGGCGTCCGCCGTGGGGAGCAGCGACCCCGAGCTCTCGGGAAAGCGCGCCGTCCTCCTCGTCTTCCAGCTCTTCACCATCCTCTTCGTGGCGGTGGTGCTGGCGAACCGGCCCGATCCCGCCTCGATCCTGGTGCGCGGCGCGTACCTGGGGCTGCTGGTGAGCTTCGTCTTCAACGTCGCCCAGATCGGCGTCTGGCTGAACGATCCGGGGGCCGTGGGCGGCGGGTTCGTGGACCTGGTGCCGGTGCGCTTCGGCTCCATCATGCCCCGCCCCGGCGGGCAGACGCTGGACCCCAACCGCGGCGGCATCGTCTCCGCGGTCTTCCTCTTCCTGATCTATCGCTTCGGAAGGCCGTCGAAGGCGAGGGGCGTGGCGGCGGTCGTCACCGTCTTCTCGCTGATCCTCACCCTTTCGCGCTCCGCCGTGATGGGGGCGATGGGGATGATGGCCGCCGCGCTCGCGGAGCGCCGCCGGGTGCGGTTCACCCGCGGACGGCTGGCGGCGGGGCTCCTGGCCAGCGCCGCGGCGATCCTGGGGGTCTTCGTCGTTCCCGGAGCGCTGGACGTGCTGGCGGCGGCGGGGGAGCTGCTCGGCGCCCGCTTCACGGCACGGGAGGGCACCAGCAACAGCATCCACTTCCAGCTGATCGAGCGGGCGCTGGACGTGGCGGGGCGGAGCTGGAAGAATGCGCTGATCGGGATCGGCTTCGGCAACGCGGGGTCGGTTCTCACGGACCTGCTCCCCGGCACCCGGTACGCGAACTTCCACTCGTTCTATGCCACGCTGCTGGCGGAGATGGGTCTCTTCGCGCTCCTGGTGGGGCTGGTGATCACGCTCTACCCGGTGGTGCGCAGGACGCCGTTCCGGCCGGTGATGGTCGGGTTCCTGCTGTTCAACCTGTTCTACCAGCTCCTTACGGAGCCGGCGTTCTGGCTGATGCTCTCGTGCGCCTGGCTGGGCGTGGGCGTCGCCGCGCGCGACCCGGAGCCCGCGCCCGGCGCTCCGCTCGTGCTCCCGCTTCCCGCCCGCGCGGGGGCGGGGTGATCTTCGCTCCTCTGAGGCTGGTGCCGATGCCGCGTTCGCTTTACCTCCGCGCCCGCCCCTTCGCCGCGCTGCTCGGCCTGGTGCTGCTGCTGGCGGCCGGGTGCGAGAACCTGATCCACTCGCAGTACGACTTCGCGCAGGTGCGCGTGCGCACCGAGGACTCGTCCGGTGCGCCGATCCCCAACGTGGAGGTGGTGCTCTACACGGGCACCGCCGTCATGGGGCGGGCGCGTACCGGCGGAGATGGCGAGCACCTCTTCCCGGAGGTGGCGGCGGGAGCGTACGGCGTGTTCATTGGCGTGCCGCCGGAATACGCCCTCCGCCCGGGCGAGCAAGCGTTCGTCGACACGCTCAGCATCGTGCGTGGAGCCCGGCGCGAGGTCACCTTCGTCCTGAATCCCGCCCGCTGAAGCCGGGAACGGCTTGTCTCACGCAGAGGCGCAGAGACGCAGGGGAGAACAACGGGGAAAAGCCTCACACAGAGGACACAGAAAAGAACTGAAAACCACGGAGAAAACCTTTTGCGGTTCTCTCTGTGGCTCTGTGTCTCTGTGTGAGCCATGCAGTTGCAGTTCTCTCCTGCTACACCAGGCGGCCGTTCAGCACGTCGTTGAGGAGCACGCCGGCCACCGGCGCGCGCGAGAGGCGGAGCTGCGCGAGCGCCTGCTCCAGCGCGTCGCGATCCGTCATGCCGGGGCGCACCACCAGGACCGTGGCGTCCACGGCCTTGCCCAGCACCGCGGCGTCCGTGAGCCCCGAAAGGGCGGGGGCGTCAAAGATCACCACCTCGTACAGCGAACGCATCTCCTCCACCAGCGCCTGCATGCGCACCGAGCCAAGGAGCTCGGCCGGGTTGCGCGGCGGAGCGCCGGAGGGGAGGAGGTACAGCGGCACGTCGGACTCGTCGAGCGCCACCTCGAGCACCGCATCGGCAAGCGGGGTGCGGCCCAGCAGCGCCTCGGCGAAGCCCGGCTCCGGGCGCGCCCCGAAGAGCGCGTTCAGGCGCCCGGTGCGCAGGTCCGCGTCCACCAGCAGCGTGCGCGTGCCCTGCTGCGCCAGCGTCACCGCCAGGTTGGCGGCGCTGGTGCTCTTCCCCTCGCCCGCGCGGGCGCTGGTGACCACCACCGTGCGCGGCGTCTCCTCCGTCACCCCGTGGGCCAGCGAGGTGCGCAGCGCCCGGTACGCCTCGGAGGCGGGGTGGCGCGGATCGGAGCGGGCGATCAGCCGGTCCGGCCCCGCGGGGACCAGCGCGCGCGGCATTCCCACGCTCACCGGCCGCCGCGGGATGGTGCGGATGCGCGGGATGGAGCCCAGCACCGCCAGCCCGCCCGTGGCCTCCGACGCGTCGCGCGAGGAGCGCACCGTGGGGTCGGCGATGTCGCGCATGATGGCGCCCGCCACCCCAACCAGCAGCCCCAGCGCAATGGCGAGCGCCAGGTTCAGGAGCGGCTTGGGGTACTCCGGCTCGTACGCCACCAGGCCGTAGTCCACCACGTGCGCGGCGTCCTTGGTGGTGGCCTCGGTGATCTCCGCCTCCTTGAGACGCGCCTGCAGCAGGAGGTACACCTCGTTCAGCATCTTCACGTCGCGCGCCAGGCGGACGAACTGCATGTCCTGCGCGGGCATGGCGGCCATCCCCGCGCCCACCTTGGCGAGCGCCTGGTCGGCCGAGCCGAGGCGGAGTTCGATGGAGCGCAGGTAGTCGTCGGCGATGCGCAGGAGCTGCCGCTCGGTCGCCACGATCCGCGAGGTGAGGACGCGGACGTCGTCGTCCGCCTCCGTGCGCCGCGCCAGGAGCGCCGCGCGCTCGTTGTCGAGCGCGTTGAGCGTGTTCATGAGCGCGAGCATGTTGTGGTTGCCCAGGAACGACGGGTACGTGCTGAGCTTGCGGTACGCCGCGGTGCCGGCCCCGGGCGGGGCGCTGCGGACCTCGGCGAGCAGCTGCTGGAGCGAGGCCCGCTCCACGCGCATGTCGTCGAAGCGCATCTGCATCTCGGTGGAGCGCTTGATCTCCGCCTCCGCCTCGGCCTCGGGCGCCAGCACGCGCGAGCTCTCGCGGAAGTTGCGCAGGCGCTCCTCCG
This genomic window from Longimicrobium sp. contains:
- a CDS encoding O-antigen ligase family protein; translated protein: MRDALLVFWIATMGADRIDLLGGGGPVTMPPYLVLMPLLLMLELPALGAMRRVELRREGQVYLALAMLLGGLAMASAVGSSDPELSGKRAVLLVFQLFTILFVAVVLANRPDPASILVRGAYLGLLVSFVFNVAQIGVWLNDPGAVGGGFVDLVPVRFGSIMPRPGGQTLDPNRGGIVSAVFLFLIYRFGRPSKARGVAAVVTVFSLILTLSRSAVMGAMGMMAAALAERRRVRFTRGRLAAGLLASAAAILGVFVVPGALDVLAAAGELLGARFTAREGTSNSIHFQLIERALDVAGRSWKNALIGIGFGNAGSVLTDLLPGTRYANFHSFYATLLAEMGLFALLVGLVITLYPVVRRTPFRPVMVGFLLFNLFYQLLTEPAFWLMLSCAWLGVGVAARDPEPAPGAPLVLPLPARAGAG
- a CDS encoding carboxypeptidase-like regulatory domain-containing protein; this encodes MPRSLYLRARPFAALLGLVLLLAAGCENLIHSQYDFAQVRVRTEDSSGAPIPNVEVVLYTGTAVMGRARTGGDGEHLFPEVAAGAYGVFIGVPPEYALRPGEQAFVDTLSIVRGARREVTFVLNPAR
- a CDS encoding polysaccharide biosynthesis tyrosine autokinase: MIEPTHAPPRAAADTSLRDLWSTLRRRRGLVAAITLGVVALTMAASFYMMPVYESEAAVRVVPEESGSGGMLEKLGEMEDLGALTGLGSDDLDTDLGIMRSRRIADPVAESVGLQVELLAPRRERSDVLRVISAPRDRAVGVYRLDRQDDGSYAMKVEESEQPVAIPERVRIGAPFTIGGVTLALNPSLRAKPPARVRFEILHFREAVDELQDELEVDRQESGSRLVELVYRNRDPRVAAAVVNGLADGFIAYKRTTSTTESNTSATVLRAQVATYRTQLADAEERLRNFRESSRVLAPEAEAEAEIKRSTEMQMRFDDMRVERASLQQLLAEVRSAPPGAGTAAYRKLSTYPSFLGNHNMLALMNTLNALDNERAALLARRTEADDDVRVLTSRIVATERQLLRIADDYLRSIELRLGSADQALAKVGAGMAAMPAQDMQFVRLARDVKMLNEVYLLLQARLKEAEITEATTKDAAHVVDYGLVAYEPEYPKPLLNLALAIALGLLVGVAGAIMRDIADPTVRSSRDASEATGGLAVLGSIPRIRTIPRRPVSVGMPRALVPAGPDRLIARSDPRHPASEAYRALRTSLAHGVTEETPRTVVVTSARAGEGKSTSAANLAVTLAQQGTRTLLVDADLRTGRLNALFGARPEPGFAEALLGRTPLADAVLEVALDESDVPLYLLPSGAPPRNPAELLGSVRMQALVEEMRSLYEVVIFDAPALSGLTDAAVLGKAVDATVLVVRPGMTDRDALEQALAQLRLSRAPVAGVLLNDVLNGRLV